One Pichia kudriavzevii chromosome 3, complete sequence genomic window carries:
- a CDS encoding uncharacterized protein (PKUD0C10450; Pfam Domains: Amidase(9.3e-82)) — protein MTIPENSLEKDPQNPELYATFIPKVKKYKKELQDGILKEFKLPEELIPKKNGIDVTSIPEKIMTKKEIELTDLKAVDLVKAIASGVYSSVEVFKAYAKRATAAHQLTNCAMQMFVKEGLKRAEELDEYFQKNGKTVGPLHGVPVSLKEHYDIKGKVTHGGYVGLIENISTETNDCVQILYNAGAVFYIRTTEPQMLMHLCSKNNITGLAKNPRNTNLTTGGSSSGEGAIAAMKGSAFGVGSDIGGSIRSPAAFCGVWGLRPTQKRIPMTPMVPHSNKLQETVNCVLGPMARSAQDLELFMKVEVGAKPWEKDATLVPLPWRDVPLPEPSQLKVAICYDDGYVKPTPPIIRGLEHAAKRLSETGAKVIKWEPINARECALAASNAYNADGNKGQLDLLGLSGEPIVKLSQYQLNVGCGFDGQSVVEYQKDAGFRDQTRNKVLEQMKALDIDFIISPSYVSVAPLPETCHYWGYTSMWNILDFPNVVFPTGLSCDVKLDNPDTSYVARNEMENYEYKLYNDASLFQGAPINLQLTGRRWFDEELIKASQVIEEIVRA, from the coding sequence ATGACAATTCCGGAAAATTCACTCGAAAAGGATCCTCAAAATCCGGAACTCTATGCTACATTTATCCCAAAAGTtaaaaaatacaagaagGAATTACAAGATGGTATCTTAAAAGAATTCAAACTACCAGAGGAATTAATCCCCAAAAAAAACGGTATAGACGTCACTTCAATCCCTGAAAAAATTATGACAAAGAAGGAAATCGAACTTACTGATCTAAAGGCAGTTGATTTGGTCAAGGCTATTGCTTCTGGTGTGTACAGTTCTGTTGAGGTTTTTAAGGCATATGCAAAGAGAGCAACAGCTGCACATCAACTGACTAATTGTGCTATGCAGATGTTTGTCAAAGAAGGTTTGAAACGTGCTGAAGAGCTTGACGAGTATTTCCAGAAAAACGGAAAAACTGTAGGCCCACTACATGGTGTTCCTGTGTCTTTAAAGGAGCATTATGATATCAAGGGGAAGGTTACGCATGGTGGTTATGTTGGTctaattgaaaatatatcaacagaaacaaatgaTTGTGTCCAGATTCTGTACAATGCAGGTGCTGTTTTCTATATTAGAACAACTGAACCGCAAATGTTGATGCATTTATGTTCGAAAAATAATATTACCGGTCTCGCAAAAAACCCAAGAAACACTAACTTGACAACAGGCGGATCTTCCTCTGGAGAAGGTGCTATTGCGGCAATGAAAGGTTCTGCCTTTGGTGTTGGCTCCGATATTGGTGGCTCCATTAGATCCCCAGCCGCTTTCTGTGGTGTTTGGGGCCTGAGACCAACTCAAAAAAGAATTCCAATGACACCAATGGTCCCACATTCTAACAAGTTACAAGAAACCGTTAACTGTGTTTTAGGACCCATGGCTAGATCTGCACAGGATCTGGAGCTTTTCATGAAAGTGGAAGTTGGTGCAAAACCTTGGGAGAAAGACGCAACTTTAGTTCCTTTACCTTGGAGAGATGTTCCACTCCCAGAGCCTTCACAACTGAAAGTTGCAATCTGTTACGATGATGGCTATGTAAAACCAACACCACCTATTATAAGAGGTCTAGAACATGCTGCTAAACGATTGTCAGAAACAGGAGCGAAGGTAATCAAGTGGGAACCCATCAATGCAAGAGAGTGTGCACTTGCTGCTAGTAACGCTTATAATGCAGACGGCAACAAAGGCCAACTGGATCTTCTAGGTTTGTCGGGTGAGCCTATTGTCAAATTGAGTCAATATCAATTGAACGTTGGATGTGGATTTGATGGTCAATCTGTGGTTGAGTATCAAAAGGATGCCGGCTTTAGAGACCAAACTAGAAATAAAGTTTTAGAACAAATGAAGGCATTGGATATAGACTTTATTATCTCCCCATCATATGTATCTGTTGCTCCTCTTCCTGAAACTTGTCATTATTGGGGCTACACTAGCATGTGGAATATATTGGATTTTCCGAACGTTGTTTTCCCAACTGGTCTAAGTTGTGACGTCAAATTGGACAACCCAGACACCTCATATGTCGCAAGAAACGAAATGGAAAATTATGAATACAAGCTATACAATGATGCATCTCTTTTCCAAGGTGCACCTATAAATTTACAGTTGACAGGTAGAAGATGGTTTGATGAGGAACTTATCAAAGCTAGTCAAGTTATTGAAGAGATTGTCCGGGCTTAA
- a CDS encoding uncharacterized protein (PKUD0C10480; Pfam Domains: Hap4_Hap_bind(8.9e-08)) encodes MTTPTMKKIDNHQNTHHIPTSAFPPVNNLPLELKDPIRITTSKNWVLPPRPKPGRKPLSEEHDHGNSCTNTNFLRPAHSERKTTKQTLSMNRTNSISKSSVANINSSIASSPNIQSPISPSIPTPSPTPDMLSPETEAVANLSKSHPNCSATLKRDKKSPNKRSSCNNKKKTNNVSFNNKMIEIDCSVVHNPSKREILKINEENYYLKLEVIRLVSTLKNLREEVQPILEKRKQKPIIPQSMGKKSVSKKPTTLSSNAAGTKQIKGQDEVMKPSSIKEEKKPNSSLNTSLETTLVMDPDKQVSSKANPSCKQLCPKKRSHDEDINDLIVSLIDLNHSQTISDNSTTNNAITTDSTATNQTKPIPTSLDDKTNEMNFSTAARDPAKTSVSEEQNLGKATRTSSLLEKQVKMKSPSSYDEFMTVPQQSMSDFENPFSYEEDDFDLLSTVSTTPSTLFSLSLCATNDTIDSFHNNHGHLSSVNCVESIDELPPFDLLSLPNEDNLFSGSLDVHINYDQQLQSKSQNKKLNTFDTINSNFAEYEGKEVGSLDLMSPDTTLSNAHNSGDIFNDHNDDEMMDFMYMDPIIDVETDFENFVNGRASVL; translated from the coding sequence ATGACTACTCCTactatgaaaaaaatcgaCAACCATCAAAATACTCATCATATACCCACATCCGCATTCCCCCCCGTGAACAACCTTCCACTCGAATTGAAGGATCCAATAAGAATCACAACCAGCAAAAACTGGGTATTGCCGCCAAGACCAAAACCCGGTCGTAAGCCGTTAAGTGAAGAACACGATCATGGAAATAGTTGTACCAATACCAACTTCTTAAGACCTGCTCACagtgaaagaaaaacaactaaACAAACTCTCTCCATGAATAGAACTAACTCGATATCTAAATCATCAGTGGCAAATATCAACTCATCCATTGCATCCTCTCCAAATATCCAATCTCCGATTTCACCATCTATACCAACTCCATCTCCAACTCCCGATATGCTCTCTCCCGAAACAGAGGCCGTGGCCAATTTGTCCAAAAGCCACCCAAATTGTTCAGCCACGTTGAAGAGGGATAAGAAATCCCCAAACAAGAGATCCTCTTGtaataacaaaaagaagacgAACAATgtttctttcaacaacaaaatgaTTGAAATCGATTGTTCTGTAGTTCATAATCCTTCAAAGAGAGAAATACTGAAAATTAACGAAGAAAACTACTATTTGAAGCTGGAAGTGATTAGATTGGTTTCcactttgaagaatttaagAGAAGAGGTACAGCCCATCCTTGAAAAACGTAAACAAAAACCAATTATCCCCCAATCAATGGGGAAGAAATCCGTCTCCAAGAAGCCTACAACTTTGTCTTCAAACGCTGCGGGTACTAAACAAATCAAGGGACAAGACGAAGTCATGAAACCATCTAGTAtcaaggaagaaaagaaaccaaacTCTTCATTGAATACATCTTTAGAGACTACTTTAGTAATGGATCCAGACAAACAAGTGTCGAGTAAAGCAAATCCTTCCTGCAAACAATTATGCCCCAAGAAAAGATCTCACgatgaagatatcaatgatttgattgtATCTTTGATTGACTTAAATCATTCCCAGACTATATCGGATAATTCCACCACGAATAACGCTATAACAACAGATTCTACAGCTACAAATCAAACGAAACCTATTCCTACTTCCTTGGATGATAAAACCAATGAGATGAACTTTAGTACTGCTGCTAGGGATCCAGCAAAGACAAGCGTCTCTGAAGAACAAAACCTAGGTAAAGCTACAAGGACATCTAGCTTATTAGAAAAACAAGTTAAAATGAAGTCTCCTAGTTCCTATGACGAGTTTATGACTGTTCCACAGCAATCCATGTCTGATTTTGAGAACCCTTTCAGTTATGAAGAAGACGATTTCGATCTGCTATCCACTGTGTCAACAACACCAAGCACCTTGTTTTCCCTTTCTTTGTGTGCAACTAATGATACTATCGACTCCTTTCACAACAACCATGGTCATCTCTCATCAGTCAATTGTGTCGAGAGTATAGACGAATTGCCACCCTTTGATCTATTGTCTTTACCCAATGAGGATAACCTGTTTTCTGGGAGTTTGGATGTTCACATTAACTAtgatcaacaacttcaatcaaaatcacAAAACAAGAAGCTTAATACATTTGATACTATCAACTCAAATTTTGCCGAATATGAGGGTAAAGAAGTGGGtagcttggatttgatgaGTCCTGACACAACTCTCAGTAATGCACATAATAGTGGtgatatcttcaatgatCAtaacgatgatgaaatgaTGGACTTCATGTATATGGATCCTATTATCGACGTTGAAACTGATTTCGAAAACTTTGTCAATGGTAGGGCGTCTGTCCTCTAA
- a CDS encoding uncharacterized protein (PKUD0C10460; Pfam Domains: MFS_1(2.7e-32)) codes for MSSIILEKQDQVGVYVDSSQDSVNGAEKSEIDFSVIPGTSNLVENDEVVLIPTPSDDPNDPLNWSRKRKWLQMFCIILYCYGGSIPGCCIYSITPNIAADPNVNLSVANITAGTGYSFLFLGLGNLFWLPIAQQYGKRPVYLLGMLGVIAFNIWQPWITNNGQWIASKIMNGFFYSTIESLPEITVTDMYFEHERATYMGIYGAALFSSNYAAPMLAGFVNDALGWKWTIIIAVIFTAVCFVAMFFLLEETNYDRKLRVKKDVDGTVVSAITSNNNGQNDEIKPILSHINSAKQHLGNQTVLIDDQLPVEYPPEKTFVQKLSLTSGIRKDFHLFDYMVAPLYMVRYPVVLWSGFLYGASLFWYTVLNATEAVILGAKPYNFSPAMCGLAYLSPVIFVGLIYPYAGWSTDWIKIFIAKKHGGVSQAEDRLWVLVVYMILGPASLILWGVGASKGIHWFGIIVGLGLQAGLCIVGCISSVTYTLDTYPEMGVPAITVLVIIRNTMNFAMGYGITPFIDNMGVQNCFIISAFICLFCIATFFVMVYTGKYWRNRLKNSYWKLVVSYREKGIAH; via the coding sequence ATGAGTAGTATTATTttagagaaacaagatCAGGTTGGTGTTTACGTTGACTCTTCACAAGATTCAGTGAATGGTGCTGAGAAATCGGAGATCGACTTTTCGGTGATTCCAGGTACATCAAATCTAGTTGAGAACGATGAAGTTGTTTTAATCCCAACACCTTCAGACGATCCCAACGATCCATTAAACTGGtcaaggaaaagaaaatggctACAGATGTTTTGTATCATCTTATACTGCTATGGAGGTTCTATTCCTGGATGCTGTATTTACTCAATCACTCCAAACATTGCAGCGGATCCAAATGTCAACTTATCGGTGGCTAATATCACCGCAGGTACGGGTTATtcgtttttgtttcttggtTTAGGAAACCTTTTTTGGTTACCTATTGCACAACAGTACGGCAAACGTCCTGTTTACTTGCTTGGAATGCTTGGTGTTATTGCATTTAATATTTGGCAACCATGGATTACCAACAATGGACAATGGATTGCGTCTAAAATTATGAATGGATTTTTCTACAGCACTATTGAATCATTGCCTGAAATAACTGTTACTGATATGTACTTTGAACACGAGAGAGCAACTTACATGGGTATCTACGGTGCCGCATTGTTTAGCTCCAATTACGCAGCTCCAATGCTTGCTGGCTTTGTCAATGACGCTTTGGGGTGGAAATGGACCATTATTATTGCGGTTATATTTACCGCCGTTTGTTTTGTTGCAATGTTTTTCTTACTTGAGGAGACTAACTATGATCGGAAATTGAGAGTTAAAAAGGATGTGGACGGTACTGTCGTCAGTGCAATAACTTCCAATAATAACGGGCagaatgatgaaatcaagcCAATACTCTCACATATTAATTCTGCTAAACAGCATTTGGGTAATCAGACAGTTTTAATTGATGATCAACTTCCAGTTGAATATCCACCAGAGAAAACATTTGTTCAAAAGTTGTCTTTGACCTCTGGTATAAGGaaagattttcatttgtttgaCTATATGGTTGCTCCATTATACATGGTTAGATACCCCGTGGTTTTGTGGTCTGGATTTTTATATGGTGCATCACTTTTCTGGTATACGGTTTTAAATGCAACGGAAGCGGTCATTTTAGGGGCAAAGCCATATAACTTTTCACCAGCTATGTGCGGATTAGCTTATCTCTCACCAgttatttttgttggattGATTTACCCATATGCAGGCTGGTCCACTGATTGgatcaaaattttcattgCAAAGAAACATGGTGGTGTATCGCAAGCAGAAGATAGATTGTGGGTTTTAGTAGTTTATATGATTCTAGGTCCTGCCTCTTTGATCTTGTGGGGTGTTGGTGCAAGCAAAGGTATCCATTGGTTTGGTATAATTGTTGGTTTGGGTTTACAAGCTGGTCTATGTATTGTTGGATGCATTTCATCGGTTACGTATACTTTGGACACGTATCCGGAAATGGGAGTTCCCGCAATCACAGTGTTAGTTATCATTAGAAATACAATGAATTTTGCAATGGGATATGGTATCACGCCTTTTATTGACAACATGGGCGTTCAAAACTGCTTTATTATTTCTGCTTTTATTTGCTTATTCTGTATCGCAACCTTCTTTGTTATGGTATACACCGGAAAATACTGGAGAAACAGATTAAAGAATAGCTACTGGAAACTAGTTGTCTCATACCGTGAAAAGGGTATTGCTCATTGA
- a CDS encoding uncharacterized protein (PKUD0C10440), translating to MFNKFRLTTNNKKKFVAANFKRKIKGLTDSENQTLSPKRKRTGCFCCRKRRIKCIGTRPVCENCLKKSYLCVWPDGEESLSHNTEFKLTKVIIDKETLNLNKPNQATTDTCNFRQLEGHSDVSSSIDLNSKVIQKTYYDSTDVFDSVKDAMFRKVLIELNSSVLKSQISRLTTFPVLTNKEVFLFNAFTNGFMTDVSPQFTHAKLQPGAVFIPPGINNAIMQRIFFACGASFLLTETKSLEMKKLSNEQFRLYSDGLTDFIQSCDISGNEEWIILSLLLSYLKLRYVHDNQTTNTLSMISIVEGMKFWILKKRQQSTYELSITSSDDGPEFELHTFSSKLGDNPKVTNPIIPKQSTENEVKFCQIINAFRKKLKGRDPMVARDPDYFIKPSDIVSVDSEIYFAISGEETQKRELLMPYEKTMLDSFIFNYSTMLFTCDKSLVGEIASPFIVYDLIRPYLLHPIYKCVVPWMNHPVVGAALPMFELQAKICWLGLRLPLSTEDSTIVHHIRKTASFYIRPILPARVYTREPVSVQQKLLESCFAAEIMSKAIYIYATKLLYPRMQCDDESIQTAAEQAYQAFQKLSFQSQVHVVLCFAMTVLGSVALSKKHRQFWLLKMDKLKAVSRVRAFESMRVIFQKAWYELDETCRPMGWDVLLDNECLKILLV from the coding sequence ATGTTTAATAAGTTTCGACTCACCACTAataacaagaaaaaatttgtAGCTGCAAATTTCAAgaggaaaataaaaggaTTGACAGATTCGGAAAACCAGACTTTATCACCCAAAAGAAAACGAACAGGGTGCTTTTGTTGCCgcaaaagaagaataaagTGCATTGGAACAAGGCCAGTTTGTGAAAATTGCCTCAAAAAATCATATTTATGTGTATGGCCTGATGGAGAAGAATCTCTTTCACATAATACCGAATTCAAACTCACTAAAGTAATTATAGATAAGGAGaccttgaatttgaataagCCAAACCAAGCAACGACTGATACCTGCAATTTTAGACAATTAGAAGGACATAGTGATGTCTCTAGCAGTATTGATCTTAATAGTAAAGTCATACAAAAGACTTATTATGATTCGACCGATGTATTTGATTCGGTAAAAGATGCGATGTTTAGAAAAGTTCTTATAGAGTTAAACTCGTCTGTGCTTAAGTCTCAAATATCACGTCTCACAACATTTCCTGTGCTTACCAATAAAGAagtctttcttttcaacgCTTTCACAAATGGTTTTATGACAGACGTGTCACCCCAGTTTACACATGCAAAGCTACAACCAGGTGCTGTCTTTATTCCCCCTGGAATCAACAATGCAATAATGCAGCGCATATTTTTTGCTTGTGGTGCATCATTTCTTTTGACAGAGACAAAGAGtttggaaatgaaaaaattgtcaaatgAGCAGTTTCGACTGTATTCTGACGGGCTTACTGACTTTATTCAATCATGTGATATATCTGGGAACGAGGAATGGATCATCTTGTCTCTATTGCTTAGCTATTTAAAATTGAGGTATGTTCACGATAATCAGACAACTAATACATTGAGCATGATAAGTATTGTTGAGGGTATGAAATTTTGGATACTTAAGAAAAGACAACAATCCACTTATGAACTTAGTATAACATCTAGTGATGATGGTCCAGAATTCGAATTACATACGTTTAGTTCAAAATTAGGAGATAACCCCAAAGTCACTAATCCCATCATTCCGAAACAAAGTACGGAAAACGAAGTTAAGTTCTGTCAAATAATCAATGCctttagaaaaaaactgaaagGTAGAGATCCAATGGTAGCTAGAGACCCAGACTACTTTATAAAACCCTCAGATATTGTTTCAGTAGACTCTGAAATTTATTTTGCTATTAGTGGTGAGGAAACACAGAAAAGAGAATTGTTAATGCCTTACGAGAAAACAATGCTTGATTcgttcattttcaactataGTACAATGCTCTTTACATGCGATAAAAGCCTTGTTGGCGAAATCGCATCTCCATTTATTGTGTATGATTTAATCCGCCCATATCTGTTACATCCAATTTACAAGTGTGTCGTGCCTTGGATGAACCACCCGGTAGTGGGTGCAGCATTGCCGATGTTTGAATTGCAAGCCAAGATATGTTGGTTGGGATTGCGTCTGCCGTTGTCTACAGAGGATTCTACCATTGTCCACCACATTCGCAAAACTGCCAGTTTTTATATTCGCCCTATACTGCCCGCAAGAGTGTACACAAGAGAGCCAGTATCTGTCCAACAGAAGTTACTGGAAAGTTGTTTTGCCGCTGAGATTATGTCAAAAGCAATTTACATTTATGCTACCAAATTACTTTATCCCAGAATGCAATGCGATGATGAATCAATTCAAACAGCAGCAGAACAAGCTTATCAGGCTTTCCAAAAATTATCATTCCAAAGCCAGGTGCATGTTGTTTTATGTTTTGCCATGACCGTTTTGGGATCTGTTGCCTTATCCAAAAAACATCGTCAGTTCTGgcttttgaaaatggataAGTTAAAGGCCGTCTCTAGAGTTCGTGCGTTTGAATCTATGCGAGTAATATTTCAGAAAGCCTGGTACGAACTAGATGAAACATGCAGGCCTATGGGTTGGGATGTCTTGTTGGACAATGAatgtttgaaaatcttATTAGTAtag
- a CDS encoding uncharacterized protein (PKUD0C10470; similar to Saccharomyces cerevisiae YOR025W (HST3); ancestral locus Anc_5.612), with protein sequence MCGPLNFLWEVISRVAMSTKIESRINEKPVGTTKNENNKIPKMKKVTKVTKVTKVTKPKTSRKKILESPLKKTALPVLEVEKSIKLNAQQLRERIDKLATEFEDNKGIKYLNLKEFEECESIQKDILQCINKSRKIAILTGAGISCNAGIPDFRSDNGLYNKKLNERNVRIKMKGKDMFDVSVYRSLETVEIFNNFIYELYQQVLQCKPTRTHEFIRKLNDKNKLIKCYTQNIDGLERNCGLRTEFDCKDWNNSDVIQLHGDLHQLCCNSCKFSYQWNEIYDEKGNVKFERTCANEEPASDIGSGEENDDLLIFSQTTNMSDSQNSIFSKKGENDSMSSVCEMDTKEKWDDNHKSNLIECPKCVNNYENKMRLGKRCLESSIGIIRPNIVLYGEEHPYSETFAKNLNKDLNKKPNILLIFGTSLKVEGVKNLVRKMSKKIHENDKGMVILVNKDPISQSSWKNYIDFQVVSDCDAFCELIESKLPNIFGNIVSSESRR encoded by the coding sequence ATGTGTGGGcctttgaatttcttgtGGGAGGTCATCTCAAGAGTTGCCATGAGTACAAAAATCGAAAGTCGAATAAACGAGAAACCAGTTGGGACGAcgaaaaatgaaaacaacaagattccgaaaatgaagaaagtgaCAAAGGTGACAAAGGTGACAAAGGTGACAAAACCTAAgacatcaagaaaaaagattttggaatcacccttgaagaaaacagCCTTACCAGTCCTAGAGGTGGAGAAAAGTATTAAACTGAATGCCCAACAGCTCAGGGAGAGGATCGACAAGTTAGCCactgaatttgaagataacAAGGGGATAAAATATCTCAACTTAAAGgagtttgaagaatgtgAGAGCATTCAAAAGgatattcttcaatgtaTAAATAAATCACGGAAAATAGCCATCTTGACGGGTGCGGGTATAAGCTGTAACGCAGGGATACCCGACTTCCGATCTGACAATGGGTTATACAATAAGAAGCTCAATGAGCGCAATGTCAGGATAAAAATGAAGGGGAAAGACATGTTTGATGTATCTGTTTATCGATCATTGGAAACAGTTGAGATAtttaacaatttcatctATGAGCTTTATCAGCAAGTTTTGCAATGTAAACCTACTAGGACACACGAATTTATTAGAAAACTAAATGACAAGAACAAACTGATCAAATGCTATACTCAAAATATCGATGGTTTAGAGAGAAACTGTGGATTACGAACAGAATTCGATTGTAAAGATTGGAACAATAGTGACGTTATTCAACTCCATGGTGATCTACATCAATTATGCTGTAATTCCTGCAAGTTCAGTTACCAGTGGAATGAGATCTATGATGAAAAAGGTAATGTTAAGTTTGAGAGAACATGTGCAAACGAGGAACCTGCCAGCGACATTGGTAgtggagaagaaaatgatgacTTGCTAATATTTTCACAAACCACCAATATGAGCGACAGTCAAAATtcgattttctcaaaaaagGGGGAAAATGATAGTATGAGTAGTGTCTGTGAAATGGATACCAAGGAAAAGTGGGATGATAACCATAAGAGCAACTTGATTGAATGTCCGAAATGTGTCAATAATTacgaaaacaaaatgaGGTTGGGGAAGAGATGTCTTGAATCAAGTATTGGGATAATTAGACCAAATATAGTTTTGTATGGGGAAGAACATCCCTATTCAGAGACATTTGCCAAGAATTTAAATAAGGATTTGAATAAGAAACCCAATATTCTCTTAATTTTCGGAACGAGTTTAAAAGTGGAAGGTGTTAAAAACTTAGTTAGGAAGATGAGTAAGAAGATTCATGAGAATGACAAAGGCATGGTCATTTTGGTCAACAAAGACCCCATCAGTCAGTCATCATGGAAAAACTATATTGACTTCCAGGTAGTGAGTGACTGTGATGCCTTTTGTGAATTAATTGAGAGCAAACTACCCAAtatatttggaaatattgTATCGAGCGAATCACGGAGATAA
- a CDS encoding uncharacterized protein (PKUD0C10475): protein MDEFEENKKRLEYQQKIIFSNVLVTREDLNSNIKQQYQSKLIGKFDSSCYERNIGQFREDHFEEEVADLDTVGVEVRRGCEKVQLQGKEAKGVDLDVCIGCHNVLVCGINMRVRISYEGKTKRERKKRVKSNDCDKRRSLIMTCLCCGTEIIVNDVLERRGLKRRRSDRLLPLNTLPLGGSFNVKEPVPVKKAKKRKKNASGLSALLERKQAQESQRSSGFGLEDLFK from the coding sequence ATGGATGAGTTTGAGGAGAACAAAAAGCGGCTAGAGtaccaacaaaaaattatatTCAGTAATGTCCTAGTGACAAGAGAAGATTTGAATAGCAACATCAAACAGCAGTACCAGTCGAAACTGATTGGCAAGTTCGACAGTTCGTGTTACGAGAGAAACATTGGGCAGTTTCGGGAAGACCATTTCGAGGAGGAGGTTGCAGATTTAGACACAGTGGGTGTTGAGGTGAGACGAGGCTGCGAGAAGGTCCAACTACAAGGTAAGGAAGCGAAGGGTGTAGATTTGGATGTCTGTATTGGATGCCATAATGTACTCGTGTGCGGGATCAACATGAGAGTTCGAATTAGCTATGAGGGGAAGACCAAAAgggagaggaaaaaaagggTGAAGTCTAATGACTGCGATAAGAGGAGGAGCCTTATTATGACATGCCTTTGTTGTGGAACCGAAATAATTGTCAATGATGTACTTGAAAGGAGGGGGCTTAAACGGAGAAGGTCTGATAGATTGCTGCCCCTTAACACGTTACCACTTGGAGGTAGTTTCAATGTGAAGGAGCCGGTTCCGGTTAAGAAGGCCAAGAAACGAAAGAAAAACGCCAGTGGACTAAGTGCGCTACTAGAGCGGAAACAAGCACAGGAGTCACAGAGAAGCTCTGGATTTGGACTCGAGGATCTCTTCAAATGA